Proteins encoded together in one Impatiens glandulifera chromosome 1, dImpGla2.1, whole genome shotgun sequence window:
- the LOC124938675 gene encoding class V chitinase-like yields the protein MAYPVVKGVYWLGESEFPIYKIESNLFTHIFWSFANLDPKTHEVSVDVTADTFTNFTTTVRQKNPDVKTLISIGGPKADVSAFVAMASNGDARKKFIDSSIKLARDYEFDGLDLDWEYPASEMEMTNFGLLVQEWRVAVAVDAGNPTKEHALLLTATVSSASSIKTLNDKDDQPRSYPSKIINHDLDWINLKDYDFYSSKLEGDKTRAPAALYDHVANSDVSGSSGIQDWIQAGVKPQKLVLGIAFYGYGWKLKDPNTHGILAPADGPAPWTGLNGSMEYYHIKAFIKKNNATTVFDTSFVTDYCYKGKTWFAYDGIQSVKHKVAYLKAQDLRGYFAWHAGADDLNGELSAAASQAWGTGA from the exons ATGGCATATCCGGTTGTGAAAGGAGTGTATTGGTTGGGTGAGAGTGAATTCCCTATCTATAAGATTGAATCAAATCTCTTCACCCACATCTTCTGGAGTTTTGCGAATCTCGATCCGAAAACCCACGAAGTCTCTGTTGATGTAACAGCCGACACATTCACGAATTTCACAACAACTGTCCGGCAGAAGAACCCTGATGTGAAAACATTGATCTCTATCGGAGGTCCAAAAGCGGACGTATCTGCTTTTGTTGCCATGGCTAGCAATGGCGACGCGCGTAAAAAATTCATTGATTCCTCGATCAAGTTGGCTAGGGATTACGAGTTCGATGGCCTCGATCTTGATTGGGAATACCCAGCAAGTGAAATGGAGATGACAAACTTTGGGCTGCTTGTTCAAGAGTGGCGGGTAGCAGTGGCTGTGGATGCTGGGAATCCCACTAAAGAACATGCATTACTTCTCACAGCAACGGTTTCCTCCGCATCTTCTATAAAAACATTAAACGACAAAGATGATCAGCCGCGCTCCTATCCTTCCAAGATAATAAACCACGACTTAGATTGGATTAATCTCAAGGATTACGACTTCTATTCTTCCAAACTGGAGGGCGACAAAACACGCGCACCCGCGGCTCTCTACGACCACGTCGCTAACTCTGACGTGAGTGGGAGTAGCGGAATCCAAGACTGGATCCAAGCTGGGGTCAAACCGCAAAAATTGGTTCTCGGGATTGCCTTTTATGGCTACGGTTGGAAGCTAAAGGATCCTAATACCCACGGCATTTTGGCCCCGGCAGATGGTCCCGCGCCTTGGACCGGCCTTAACGGCTCAATGGAGTACTACCATATCAAGGcttttatcaaaaaaaacaATGCAACCACTGTTTTCGATACTAGTTTTGTCACCGATTATTGTTACAAGGGTAAGACCTGGTTCGCCTACGACGGCATTCAGAGTGTCAAACATAAGGTCGCTTATCTTAAGGCCCAAGACTTGCGTGGTTACTTTGCATGGCACGCTGGAGCCGACGACCTAAATGGAGAGCTTTCCGCCGCGg CTTCACAAGCATGGGGTACTGGAGCTTAA
- the LOC124938685 gene encoding class V chitinase-like: MGDVKAIYWFSESGFPIEKIDSKLYTHIFCGFAILNSQTNQLVISPNHQHYFSSFTPTVQQNNPNVKTLISIGGGGINTTAYANMASQPRTRKRFIDSSIKLARDYSFHGLDLDWEYPLDSTQMANLGSLVDEWWVAVQADCWSSCHYREPLLLTTAVSYGPKVYGQSERSYPYLSIARSLDWNNVMAFDFYFPIRGEDANLTRAHAALYDPNDPI, translated from the coding sequence ATGGGGGATGTCAAAGCTATATATTGGTTTTCTGAAAGTGGATTCCCTATAGAAAAAATTGATTCAAAACTTTACACCCACATCTTTTGCGGTTTTGCCATTCTTAATTCCCAAACCAACCAATTAGTTATATCCCCAAATCACCAACACTACTTCTCAAGTTTCACACCAACTGTCCAGCAAAATAACCCTAATGTTAAAACCTTGATATCTATTGGGGGTGGAGGCATCAACACAACTGCTTATGCCAACATGGCTAGCCAGCCCCGGACGCGTAAAAGATTCATTGATTCATCGATCAAGTTGGCTAGGGATTATAGCTTTCACGGCCTTGATCTTGATTGGGAATATCCATTAGATAGCACTCAGATGGCCAACCTTGGCTCTCTTGTTGATGAGTGGTGGGTAGCTGTGCAAGCCGACTGTTGGAGCTCTTGTCATTATAGGGAGCCGTTGCTTTTGACGACAGCGGTTTCTTATGGACCGAAAGTATACGGGCAGTCGGAGAGGAGCTATCCTTACCTGTCAATAGCCAGAAGCTTAGATTGGAATAATGTGATGGCTTTTGACTTCTATTTCCCTATCCGGGGTGAGGATGCAAATCTCACACGTGCACATGCGGCCCTATATGACCCCAACGACCCTATATGA